One window of Fusobacterium polymorphum genomic DNA carries:
- a CDS encoding ABC transporter ATP-binding protein has translation MKILKFKNKSLNVFLGYSYRYKWHMIAVIILSTIASAMSAIPAWLSKKFVDDVLINQNKEMFLWIIGGIFVATVIKVVSSYYSEITSNFVTETIKREIKIDIFSHLEKLPISYFKKNKLGDTLSKLTNDTTSLGRIGFIIFDMFKELLTVLILTGRMFQVDYILALVSLILLPLIIRVVRKYTKKIRKYGRERQDTTGKVTAFTQETLSGIFVIKAFNNTDFVIDKYKDLTKEEFEQAYKTTKIKAKVSPINEVITTFMVLLVVLYGGYQILVTKKITSGDLISFVTALGLMHQPLKRLISKNNDLQDSLPSADRVVEIFDEKVETDVFGEAIEFDEKIQDIKFENVNYKYEDSNEYVLKNINLDVKAGEIVAFVGKSGSGKTTLVNLLARFFNTDEGTVKVNGVNIKNIPLKIYRNKFAIVPQETFLFGGTIKENISFGKEVTDEEIISAAKMANAYNFIQEDLPNKFETEVGERGALLSGGQKQRIAIARALIKNPEIMILDEATSALDSESEKLVQEALDSLMEGRTTFVIAHRLSTIVRADKIVVMENGEIKEMGTHSELIAMNGIYKNLYDIQFNENV, from the coding sequence ATGAAAATATTAAAATTTAAAAATAAATCTCTTAATGTTTTCTTAGGTTACAGTTATAGATATAAATGGCATATGATAGCAGTTATCATCTTATCAACTATTGCTTCAGCAATGAGTGCAATACCTGCTTGGTTAAGCAAAAAATTTGTTGATGATGTGTTGATAAACCAAAATAAAGAAATGTTTTTATGGATAATAGGTGGAATTTTTGTAGCTACTGTAATAAAAGTTGTTTCATCATATTATTCTGAAATAACATCTAACTTTGTAACTGAGACTATAAAAAGAGAAATAAAAATAGATATATTTTCTCATTTAGAGAAATTACCAATAAGTTATTTTAAAAAAAATAAATTAGGAGACACTCTTTCAAAATTAACTAATGATACTACTTCATTAGGAAGAATAGGCTTTATAATTTTTGATATGTTTAAAGAGTTATTAACAGTTTTAATTCTTACAGGAAGAATGTTTCAAGTGGACTATATTTTAGCTTTAGTTTCTCTTATACTTTTACCTTTAATTATAAGAGTTGTTAGAAAATATACTAAAAAAATTAGAAAATATGGTAGAGAAAGACAGGATACAACAGGTAAAGTTACTGCCTTTACTCAAGAAACTCTTTCAGGGATATTTGTTATTAAAGCTTTTAATAACACAGATTTTGTTATAGATAAATATAAAGATTTAACTAAGGAAGAGTTTGAACAAGCCTATAAAACTACAAAAATTAAAGCAAAAGTATCTCCTATAAATGAAGTTATAACAACATTTATGGTACTTTTAGTTGTCTTGTATGGTGGATATCAAATATTAGTTACTAAAAAAATTACATCAGGAGATTTGATTTCCTTTGTAACAGCTTTGGGACTCATGCACCAACCATTAAAAAGACTGATTAGTAAAAACAATGATTTACAAGATTCTTTACCATCAGCAGATAGAGTTGTTGAAATTTTTGATGAAAAGGTTGAAACAGATGTCTTTGGTGAAGCAATTGAATTTGACGAAAAAATTCAAGATATAAAATTTGAAAATGTAAATTATAAGTATGAAGATTCAAATGAATATGTTTTAAAAAATATAAATTTAGATGTAAAAGCTGGAGAAATAGTTGCTTTTGTTGGAAAGAGTGGAAGTGGAAAAACTACACTTGTAAATTTATTAGCAAGATTTTTTAATACTGATGAAGGAACTGTAAAAGTAAATGGAGTGAATATTAAAAATATTCCTTTAAAAATTTATAGAAATAAGTTTGCAATAGTACCTCAAGAAACTTTCTTGTTTGGTGGAACTATAAAAGAGAATATAAGTTTTGGTAAAGAAGTTACTGATGAGGAAATTATTTCAGCTGCTAAAATGGCTAATGCCTATAACTTTATACAAGAAGATTTACCTAATAAATTTGAAACAGAGGTTGGAGAAAGAGGAGCATTGTTATCTGGTGGACAAAAGCAAAGAATAGCAATAGCTAGAGCTTTGATTAAAAACCCAGAAATAATGATTTTAGACGAAGCAACTTCTGCTCTTGATAGTGAATCAGAAAAACTTGTTCAAGAAGCACTTGATAGTTTAATGGAAGGAAGAACTACATTTGTTATAGCACATAGACTATCAACAATAGTCAGAGCAGATAAAATTGTTGTTATGGAAAATGGAGAAATTAAAGAAATGGGAACTCATTCTGAGCTTATAGCTATGAATGGAATCTATAAAAATCTTTATGATATTCAATTTAATGAAAATGTATAA